One part of the Synechococcus sp. UW179A genome encodes these proteins:
- a CDS encoding sodium:proton antiporter, with the protein MTPERLGLLWGITVFAGAGARLLAALSGLPGVVLLLLSGLLIGRSGLGLVEPLDLGEGLETTVGLLVSLVLFDGGLNLRLPGDTIKATVLRISVLRLLLSLGAGILAAHWLAGLGWSVSAVYSAIVLGTGPTVVTPIVQQIRLAPPLGDVLEAEGLVLEPVGAVLALLLLELLLGDLYGWRGLAIGLLFRLGGGVLIGVAVGWLLAELLKRLPSDHAVGLRLQLTLGVLFLMFAICEWLLPESGLPASVAAGVVVGRRPSTQAAQLDELIRELARLAITMLFPLLAADVSWAELSPLGWGGVSCVLVLMLLVRPAAVGVATIGLPLDWRQRLFMGWLAPRGIVTAAVASLFSIRLEQAGILGAGRLQGLVFLTILMTVGLQGLTAQPLARVLGLIQSKPEESGEAALQTGQVLPDPGQQ; encoded by the coding sequence ATGACGCCTGAGAGGCTCGGACTGCTCTGGGGCATCACGGTGTTCGCCGGGGCCGGGGCTCGATTGCTCGCCGCTCTGTCAGGACTGCCAGGGGTGGTGCTGTTGCTGTTGTCAGGATTGCTGATCGGACGATCCGGTCTTGGCTTGGTGGAGCCTCTGGACCTGGGCGAGGGCCTGGAGACCACCGTTGGCCTGCTCGTGAGTCTTGTTCTATTTGATGGTGGGCTGAATCTGCGCTTGCCCGGAGACACCATCAAGGCGACCGTGCTGCGGATTTCAGTGCTGCGTTTGCTGCTGTCGCTGGGAGCGGGAATCTTGGCCGCGCACTGGCTGGCCGGATTGGGTTGGTCCGTGTCTGCGGTCTACAGCGCCATTGTTTTGGGTACGGGCCCCACGGTGGTCACGCCGATCGTGCAACAGATTCGCCTGGCTCCTCCCCTCGGGGATGTTCTCGAAGCGGAGGGATTGGTGCTCGAGCCCGTGGGAGCCGTGCTTGCACTGTTGCTGCTTGAGCTGCTGCTTGGTGATCTCTACGGTTGGCGAGGTCTTGCGATTGGTCTGCTGTTCCGCCTGGGTGGTGGGGTGCTGATCGGAGTCGCAGTTGGATGGCTGCTTGCCGAGCTGTTGAAACGTTTGCCTTCAGACCATGCCGTGGGCTTACGCCTGCAGTTGACCCTTGGTGTTCTTTTTCTGATGTTTGCCATTTGCGAATGGTTGCTACCCGAGTCCGGTCTGCCGGCATCAGTCGCTGCAGGTGTTGTGGTGGGCCGTCGTCCATCAACGCAGGCCGCTCAGCTGGATGAGCTGATTCGCGAACTGGCCCGACTGGCCATCACGATGCTGTTCCCGCTGCTGGCGGCTGATGTGTCGTGGGCTGAACTCAGTCCTCTCGGCTGGGGTGGCGTCAGTTGTGTTTTGGTGCTGATGCTGCTGGTGCGTCCCGCGGCAGTGGGCGTTGCCACGATCGGATTGCCACTTGACTGGCGTCAACGTCTGTTCATGGGGTGGCTAGCGCCGAGAGGAATTGTGACGGCCGCCGTGGCATCTCTGTTTTCTATTCGTCTTGAGCAGGCCGGGATCCTCGGGGCAGGCCGACTTCAGGGTCTTGTGTTTCTCACGATTCTGATGACTGTGGGATTGCAGGGTCTGACGGCCCAGCCCTTGGCACGAGTTTTAGGTCTGATTCAATCCAAGCCTGAAGAGTCAGGTGAAGCAGCGCTTCAGACGGGGCAGGTCCTGCCCGACCCTGGCCAGCAATGA
- a CDS encoding hyperconserved protein Hcp yields MELDLQPGDVVKVLESAALGWVRARVIRVKSGGRVVVQSDQGREFTARGNQVRLIEPAGFRP; encoded by the coding sequence ATGGAGTTGGATCTTCAACCTGGTGATGTGGTCAAGGTCCTCGAATCAGCCGCCCTCGGCTGGGTTCGTGCCCGTGTCATTCGCGTCAAATCCGGAGGACGTGTGGTCGTTCAAAGCGATCAGGGCCGTGAGTTCACTGCCCGTGGCAATCAAGTCCGTTTGATTGAGCCTGCAGGTTTCCGCCCTTGA
- a CDS encoding PepSY domain-containing protein, with amino-acid sequence MPVALWMARLRRWHSKVAPLVLLPLMTTVITGLSYRVARDWFGVSRDSAHWLMSIHEGEWLGPQLEPVVVVLNALGVLWMLITGGGMMLQSWRNAWKKRSVDSGPAG; translated from the coding sequence ATGCCGGTGGCTCTCTGGATGGCACGACTACGGCGCTGGCACAGCAAAGTGGCGCCTTTGGTTCTTCTGCCGTTGATGACCACAGTCATCACGGGCCTGAGCTACCGAGTCGCACGCGATTGGTTCGGAGTGAGCCGCGACAGCGCCCACTGGCTGATGAGCATTCATGAAGGTGAATGGCTTGGGCCGCAGCTTGAACCGGTGGTGGTGGTGCTCAATGCACTGGGCGTGCTCTGGATGTTGATCACCGGTGGAGGAATGATGTTGCAGTCCTGGAGAAACGCATGGAAGAAACGCTCAGTGGATAGCGGCCCGGCAGGGTAA
- the gltX gene encoding glutamate--tRNA ligase codes for MVRVRLAPSPTGTLHIGTARTAVFNWLFARNQKGQFLLRIEDTDKERSKPEFTANILEGLSWLGIDWDEDPTIQSKRVNEHRAAIQTLLDRGLAYRCYASEEELATMREVQKAENRAPRYDNRHRQLTTEQEASFQAEGREAVIRFLIDDGEDIHWRDLVRGPMHWRGADLGGDMVIARRAPADQIGDPLYNLVVVVDDAAMAITHVIRGEDHIANTAKQLLLYQALELTAPTFAHTPLILNAEGRKLSKRDGVTSINEFRSMGYTAEAIANYMTLLGWSVPEGMDERFTLMQAAEVFSFDRVNKAGARFDWDKLNWLNAQVLHGLTSQQLLNDLSPLWLEQGWSLPEDVNWSLALCELLGPSLTLLKDGIDQAEPFFTCPELEDDGLKQLEADRAKQAIGELVQSLENDPWDGHDTSKAQELLTNAASKAGVKKGVLMKSLRAALLGRLQGPDLITTWSLLARVGQDLPRLKRCFT; via the coding sequence ATGGTGCGTGTTCGTCTGGCCCCGAGTCCAACGGGCACTCTCCACATTGGGACGGCAAGAACAGCGGTCTTCAACTGGTTGTTCGCTCGAAACCAGAAAGGTCAGTTTCTGCTGAGAATTGAGGACACTGACAAGGAGCGCTCCAAGCCCGAATTCACCGCCAATATCCTCGAAGGACTGTCATGGCTGGGAATCGACTGGGATGAAGATCCCACGATCCAGAGCAAGCGGGTCAACGAGCATCGTGCTGCCATCCAGACGCTGCTCGACAGAGGCCTCGCCTACCGCTGCTACGCCAGCGAAGAGGAACTCGCAACCATGCGAGAGGTCCAGAAAGCGGAGAACAGAGCCCCTCGCTACGACAACCGACACAGACAGCTCACAACGGAGCAAGAAGCGTCATTTCAGGCTGAGGGCCGTGAAGCGGTGATCCGCTTCCTGATCGATGACGGTGAAGACATCCACTGGCGTGATCTTGTCCGTGGACCGATGCATTGGCGTGGAGCTGATCTCGGAGGTGACATGGTCATTGCCCGTCGCGCTCCCGCCGACCAGATCGGAGACCCTCTTTACAACCTTGTGGTTGTGGTCGATGACGCGGCCATGGCAATCACGCATGTCATCCGAGGCGAGGACCACATCGCCAACACAGCCAAGCAGCTTCTGCTGTATCAGGCTCTGGAGCTGACCGCGCCGACCTTTGCCCACACCCCGCTGATCCTCAATGCCGAGGGGCGCAAACTCTCCAAGCGGGACGGCGTCACATCGATCAATGAGTTCCGGTCGATGGGGTACACGGCGGAGGCGATCGCCAACTACATGACTCTGCTGGGCTGGTCCGTTCCCGAAGGAATGGACGAACGCTTCACCCTCATGCAGGCAGCCGAAGTCTTCAGCTTCGATCGGGTGAACAAAGCTGGGGCGCGGTTCGACTGGGACAAGCTCAACTGGCTTAATGCACAGGTTCTGCACGGACTTACATCGCAGCAACTGCTGAATGACCTCTCGCCGCTCTGGCTCGAGCAGGGGTGGAGCCTCCCTGAGGACGTGAACTGGAGCCTGGCCTTATGCGAACTGCTCGGCCCGTCTCTCACCCTGCTGAAGGACGGCATTGACCAGGCAGAACCCTTTTTTACCTGCCCTGAGCTTGAAGACGATGGGCTCAAGCAACTAGAAGCCGATAGAGCCAAGCAGGCGATCGGTGAGCTTGTGCAGTCGCTCGAGAATGATCCATGGGACGGTCATGACACCTCAAAGGCACAGGAACTGCTGACCAATGCCGCAAGCAAAGCCGGAGTCAAAAAGGGTGTTCTGATGAAATCGTTGCGTGCTGCTCTGCTCGGCCGTCTCCAGGGACCAGATCTGATCACAACCTGGTCATTGCTGGCCAGGGTCGGGCAGGACCTGCCCCGTCTGAAGCGCTGCTTCACCTGA
- the ebsA gene encoding type IV pilus biogenesis protein EbsA, translated as MEQLDGMTLSSPSGDAQLALFAPYCGGLRREQALRQGLERLPLGHFEGQRARSDAQPHRYELSWSPANAPLQACRCELRFQDWADQHYSFRCPAHQLLDWLMQTVEAGRQDLPDSFWQWLLLEQIGEEGSP; from the coding sequence TTGGAACAGCTCGACGGTATGACGTTGTCCAGTCCGTCCGGAGACGCTCAATTGGCGTTGTTCGCTCCTTACTGCGGTGGACTTCGCAGAGAGCAGGCCCTGCGACAAGGACTTGAACGATTGCCGTTGGGCCATTTCGAAGGCCAGCGTGCCCGCAGTGACGCTCAGCCCCATCGGTACGAGCTGAGCTGGAGCCCTGCCAATGCTCCGCTGCAGGCGTGTCGCTGTGAATTGCGCTTTCAGGATTGGGCTGATCAGCACTATTCGTTTAGATGCCCCGCGCATCAACTGCTCGATTGGCTGATGCAAACCGTTGAAGCTGGCCGTCAGGATTTGCCGGACAGCTTCTGGCAGTGGTTGTTGCTCGAGCAGATCGGGGAGGAAGGTTCCCCCTAA
- the map gene encoding type I methionyl aminopeptidase has translation MNLFADLLSSTKTGSVTATGPRIQQRRGVEIKSARELKIMAKASRIVATVLREIMEMVEPGQTTADLDAHAERRIREMGATPSFKGYHGFPASICSSINNEVVHGIPNNKKVIHAGDLLKVDTGAFFEGYHGDSCVTICVGEVSDQAATLSRVAQESLMAGLAQIRSGNTLLDIAGAVEDRVHEGGFSVVEDYTGHGVGRNLHEEPSVFNFRTDVLPNVKLRPGMTLAVEPILNAGSKACRTLRDRWTVVTRDGSLSAQWEHTIVVTSDGCEILTDRGD, from the coding sequence ATGAACTTGTTCGCTGACCTGCTTTCCTCGACCAAAACCGGCAGCGTGACTGCTACAGGCCCGCGCATTCAGCAGCGTCGGGGCGTGGAGATCAAATCGGCGAGAGAGCTAAAAATCATGGCCAAGGCCAGTCGCATCGTGGCAACTGTGCTTCGGGAGATCATGGAAATGGTCGAGCCCGGACAGACCACCGCTGATCTGGATGCCCATGCCGAGCGGCGTATCAGAGAAATGGGGGCAACCCCGAGCTTCAAGGGGTATCACGGTTTTCCCGCCAGCATCTGCTCGAGCATCAATAACGAGGTGGTGCACGGCATCCCCAACAACAAAAAGGTGATTCATGCCGGAGATCTGCTCAAGGTGGATACGGGAGCATTTTTCGAGGGCTATCACGGCGATAGTTGCGTCACCATCTGTGTCGGTGAGGTCAGTGATCAGGCGGCCACCCTCAGCAGGGTGGCTCAGGAGTCACTGATGGCAGGACTGGCGCAGATCCGCTCAGGTAACACGTTGCTTGATATCGCTGGAGCCGTTGAGGATCGTGTCCATGAAGGGGGATTCAGTGTGGTGGAGGACTACACGGGGCATGGTGTAGGCCGCAATCTCCACGAAGAACCCTCCGTATTCAACTTCCGAACGGATGTTCTCCCGAACGTCAAATTGCGTCCTGGCATGACCCTCGCGGTGGAACCAATCCTCAATGCCGGCAGCAAAGCCTGTCGCACGCTCAGGGACCGCTGGACTGTGGTCACTCGCGATGGCAGCCTGTCCGCGCAGTGGGAGCACACGATTGTCGTGACATCCGACGGCTGCGAAATCCTCACGGATCGCGGCGATTAG
- the rplS gene encoding 50S ribosomal protein L19 has product MAADQKDTSADDSADVTSIENESPKTAAPAAKAERLNPAELIRQFEQAQQKTDLPEIYVGDTVRVGVRISEGNKERVQPYEGVVIAKRHGGVNQTITVRRIFQGIGVERVFMLHSPQVASIKVERRGKVRRAKLFYLRERVGKATRVKQRFDR; this is encoded by the coding sequence ATGGCAGCGGACCAAAAAGACACATCTGCAGACGACAGCGCAGACGTCACAAGTATTGAGAACGAGTCCCCGAAGACTGCTGCTCCAGCTGCCAAGGCTGAACGCCTCAACCCTGCCGAGCTGATCAGACAGTTTGAGCAGGCGCAGCAGAAAACCGACCTACCCGAGATCTATGTCGGCGATACCGTTCGAGTCGGCGTTCGCATCAGTGAAGGCAACAAGGAACGCGTCCAGCCCTACGAGGGAGTGGTGATTGCCAAGCGTCATGGCGGGGTGAATCAAACCATCACGGTCCGTCGGATTTTTCAGGGCATCGGCGTTGAAAGAGTTTTTATGCTGCATAGTCCTCAAGTTGCCTCCATCAAGGTGGAGCGCCGAGGTAAGGTACGACGGGCGAAGCTTTTCTATCTGCGGGAACGGGTGGGCAAGGCCACCCGCGTGAAGCAGCGCTTCGATCGCTGA
- a CDS encoding SDR family oxidoreductase — protein MHQFTPMAQPVPRTSDSSSIAETWADRRVGITGAGGELGRALTRRLRQRGAWVVALSHRHKPTELNSLTGPQEWICWSCGKEEQLDSTLRGLDLLVLNHGINPGGDQSPESLNKALEVNALSQWRLLQRFEQLERNLPPDRCPPELWVNTSEAEIQPALSPAYELSKRLIGQLVSLRWSAPRQERNKLPKLRKLVLGPFRSDLNPIGVMSADFVAGQILWQADLGLPLIIVTPNPITLLAMPLIELGRLTYNRFLWTNRRDP, from the coding sequence ATGCACCAGTTCACACCCATGGCCCAGCCTGTGCCTAGGACATCTGATTCGAGCTCCATTGCAGAGACCTGGGCAGATCGCAGGGTCGGAATCACTGGCGCAGGGGGTGAACTGGGTCGTGCACTCACGCGCCGGCTCAGACAGAGGGGCGCCTGGGTCGTCGCTCTGAGTCACCGCCACAAGCCAACCGAACTCAACAGCTTGACTGGACCTCAGGAGTGGATCTGCTGGAGCTGCGGAAAGGAGGAGCAACTTGATTCCACCCTGAGGGGTCTTGATCTGCTTGTGCTCAACCACGGCATCAACCCAGGAGGCGATCAGAGCCCCGAGAGCCTCAACAAGGCCCTTGAGGTCAATGCCCTCAGCCAATGGAGACTTCTGCAGCGCTTTGAACAGTTGGAGAGAAACCTGCCGCCAGACAGATGTCCACCGGAACTGTGGGTGAACACATCGGAAGCCGAGATCCAACCGGCGCTGAGCCCTGCTTATGAGCTCAGCAAGCGCTTGATCGGCCAGCTCGTGAGTCTGCGCTGGAGTGCTCCTCGCCAGGAGAGGAACAAACTGCCAAAACTACGCAAACTGGTGCTCGGTCCGTTCCGTTCGGACCTCAATCCGATTGGTGTGATGTCAGCTGATTTCGTGGCAGGTCAGATTCTTTGGCAAGCCGACTTGGGACTGCCGCTGATCATCGTCACCCCCAATCCAATCACTCTGCTGGCGATGCCTTTGATTGAGCTGGGGCGGTTGACCTACAACAGATTTTTGTGGACTAATCGCCGCGATCCGTGA